The following is a genomic window from Meiothermus sp. CFH 77666.
ATTGGGGTTGGCCGCCGCCGCCACAAAGGTAATGGCCGCCGTGAGGGTGGTCTTCCCGTGATCTACGTGTCCGATGGTTCCCACGTTGACGTGGGGTTTGGTGCGCTCAAATACGCCTTTCGCCATTCGTGTTGCCTCCTTTGGCTTCCGCTATGGTATTGCCCTTTCAGGAACACACCGCCCGCAGCGGTGGACGGGCGGTGTGGGTTTGGAGCTCGGGATCGGGCTTGAACCGACGACCTCACCCTTACCAAGGGTGTGCTCTACCAGCTGAGCTACCCGAGCACCTGTGGTGTTCGCGCACATAGCGCTTCTGGAGCGGGAAACGAGACTCGAACTCGCGACCCTCTGCTTGGGAAGCAGATGCTCTACCAACTGAGCTATTCCCGCATTTGGCGCTTCGGCGCCGATGAACGTCCGGTGTCGTAACTTGAGGCTTTTCACGGCCTATTAGCACCCGGCACCAGCCGCTCGGCGCGCCCGGAAAGCGCATTGGTGGGCAGGGACGGATTCGAACCATCGTACTCCGAAGAGAACAGATTTACAGTCTGTCGCCTTTAACCACTCGGCCACCTGCCCTTGTTGGAGCCACCCATCGGAATTGAACCGACAACCTTCCGATTACAAGTCGGGTGCTCTACCAGTTGAGCTAGGGTGGCCCGGCTTGTTGTCCTTCCGATGGCTGCTCTGGACTAAGGGGTTGAACCTCGTCCAAGTCGTAAGGTTACACCACAGAAAGGGGGCTGTCAAGACGAATAAAGGCCGTAAGAAAGGCAAAAGCATCATCACCCCCTTTGGGCGTACAAGCGGGTTTCAACCAGTCTGGTACAGTACGTTCATGCAAATTACCCCCTTTGGTGCAGCTCAGACCGTAACCGGTAGCTGTCATCTGGTCGAACATCAGAACTTCAGATTGTTGCTCGATTGTGGGGCCTACCAGGGAGCCGACGAGGAGCGCAACGAGGAGCCTTTTGGCTTTGAGCCCCGAAGCATTGATGCAGTCCTGATTTCCCATGCGCACAATGACCACATAGGCCGCTTGCCCTTGCTGATTCGGCAGGGCTACCCGGGGCGGGTGTACGTGACCGAGCCCACCCATCTGATTCTGCCGGTAATCCTGGAGGATTCACTCAAGCTAATGCAGGAAGAGCGCGAGCGTCTGGAGCGCAAAGGCCGCGAGGTGCCCCCCCTGCCCTGGGATGAAAAGGATCTGGCGGAGCTTTATGGCCGCCTGGAAGAGGTGGCTTTCTATCAAACCCAGAGCCTGGGGCCCTTTCGATTCCGCCTGCGGGATGCGGGTCACCTGCCGGGGAGCGCCTTCATTCAGCTTGAAGCGAACGGCAAGACCCTGATTTTCAGCGGCGACCTGGGACACCGGCGCAAGGATGTACTCACCGACCCCGATTACCCCGCACAGGCCGATTTGGTGCTCTGCGAAGGAACCTATGGCGACCGCTCCCACCGCCCCTTTGCCGCTACCCTCGAGGAATTCGCCGACATTTTGAACGAAGTGCTGAGTCAGGAGGGCAAGGTGTTCATTCCGTCTTTTGCCCTCGAGCGCACCCAGGAAATTCTGTTTTATATCCGCGAGCTCGAGCAGCGGGAGGCCATTCCCATCGTCCCGGTGTTTGTAGACTCGCCCATGGCTTCCAAAATCAGCGAGATCTACCCCAAAGTGCGGGACTTCTTTAGCACCGAAGTGCAGCACATTTACTCGCACGGGCTCGACCCATTCCGGCCCAAACGCCTCGACTACACCCAGGGTGTGGAGGAGTCCAAGGCCCTTAACTTGATGAAAGGGCCACTCATCATTATTGCCGGTAACGGGATGCTCTCGGGCGGGCGCATCCTGCACCACCTGCGCCACGGCCTGCCTGACGCGAAAAATGCGGTCATCATCACCGGCTACCAGCCGAGGGGTGGCCTGGGCGAGCTGCTCATCCACAACGCCGAGACGGTGCGGATGTTTGGTGAGACCGTGCGGGTGCGGGCCAGAACCTATACCCTGGGGGGCTTTTCGGGCCACGCGGGCCGCGATGAACTGCTGGACTGGCTGGACAGCGAGAAGCGTATAGCCCTGGTACATGGCGAAGTGGACAAACTGCAAAGCCTGGGTCAGGCCCTGCGCGAACGCGGCAAAGCGGCTTTTTTGGCGGAGTGGGGCAGACCGATTGAAGTTTAGGGTAGTGCTGGCGTTGTCCTGGGCTGTTTGTGGTGGCTAAAGGCGCAAAGCCGAAAGCTAAAAGCCCGCATATTTGACCTGCTCAGGTCAGTTGGGAGAGAAACAAGGCAACGGGAAGGTCTTTGACCATAGAACCGCTTACCAGGGACGACCTGGCTACAGGGGGCAAGGGATGAAGAAAAGCATAGCCTGGGTGGGAGCGATGGGGCTGGCCTGGACCCTCGCACAGGATGGTGTGGGCTCGGTGCCCTGGGCGGTTGGAGGGGTGCAGCAACCCGCGCTGTTGCGGGTGAGTGAGTTGCGGAGCCTCCTCGAGCCCAAAGGGGTGCGTTTCAACGAGACCGGCATCCTGGGGCGCTACCTGCTCGAGGTCAGGTTTCCCCAGACCGCGAACGGCCTGTACCTGCGGATGGTCAGCCAGAACGACACCTCCTATGCGGTTTTCGACGACCTGTTTATCAACCTGGCCCAGGTGGATCTGGGCATCCGTACCCCGGTTCGGGTAGAGGGCTGGGCCAACCCTGTGATTACCATTGGGCCCACGGTTTTCAAGCTGGGCACTGCTCGCAATCCGGTCAACCCCTACCTTGGCTATATGTACCTGGCGCGAAAGGCGCTGATTGACCGGAGCGATGCGCCCCCTTACCTGGCCAAACTGCTCGATGAAGACCCCAAGGCCCGGCGCTGTCTGCACGAGTTGCGGGTAAGCGACCCCGCCGGAACCGTCTATGTGGCGGCCAGCCGGGTCTGGGCCGAGGCCAACCTCAAAGCACCCTACGACAAAATCCCCGACTTCGCCAAACCGGCAGCTTTTCACGTGGGGGCTGTACAGAACGGACGCATTCGCTTGCTGCTGCCCAATGAATCGGCCAGCTATGCCAGCAGCCTGCCCAACTGGGAAAAGGCGCGGGATCGTGAAACGCTAGTCCTGATCAAACTTTCGGGCCGAATCGTGGATTTGCAGGCAGAGTACCAGGTGGTGGTGCCGCCGCAGGGACGCAGCCGAGCGCTTCGCTGTGTGCCGTAGCGATTGCGCAAGGGTGACTTCATGCCTTCAGCCATCAAGAAGGCAGTTCAGCGCGCACCGTTGTACCGTGGTCTTCCACCGATTCGACCGAAAAGCGTCCACCCCGGGCCTCGACCCGTTCACGCATCTGGGTCAGACCAAAGCCACCCATACCGCTGGCCGAGCCTCCGGCCTTGAAGCCTTTTCCGTTGTCGCTAATCTCCAGTACGCCGCCCCGCTCGCCCAGGGGGGTAAGCTTGATTTGCACCAGCCCAGGCCTGCCGTGCTTGGCTGCATTGGTCAGGGCCTCCTGCAAAATCCGGAAAAATACCAGCTCGGAGGCCTGCGAAAGCTCGATTTTTTCCGGCAGGCTGAGGCGCACCCGGAAGCCCGCCTGCTCGGCAAAAGCGGTGGCGTAGCGCCGCACCGACTCGAGAAAGCCGTAGCGCTCCAGATCGATGGGCCGCAGGGCAAATATGCTGCGCCGTACCTCGCGTATCTGGCCCCGCAGGGTCTCCTTGACCTGCTGGAGTTCTTCGGTCGCGCGAATGGGGTCGGTTTTCAGAAGCCGTTCGGCCAGGTCGAGTTTGAGGGCCATGAAGGCCAGGGCCTGGGCGATGCCGTCGTGTATTTCGCGGGCAATGCGGTTGCGTTCCTCGGTGAGGGCCAGCTCCTCGGCCCGCAGATAAGCCTGGGCATTGCGAACGGCCAGGGTAACCTGGGCGGCCAGAAAGCGCAAAAAAGGTAGCCTCTGGCGCAGGTTTTCGGCCTCACCCTGAACCAGTAGCAGGCCAATGGCGGTCTGTTCGCGCAGCGGCAACGCCAGCAGGTTGTCCCGCACAAATACGGGGGCTTCCAGGGCTTCCTTCCAGTGTTGCTCGGGCATAAAGGCGTAGGGGGGCAGCTCGAGGTTCCGCAGCACCTGGGGCTGCAGGAAGTTCTCCTCATCCAGCAACAACACCCCGCCCCCGCTGGCCCCGGCCCAGGCCAGAATGCGCTCCATCAGCCGCTCCAGGAGCCGGCCCAGGTTGGCCTCGGCCCGCAGGGCCTGGTCTACTTCGTAGAGGGTGAGTAGATCGCGGCTGCGGGCCCGCACCGAGTCGAGCGCCCCGGCCACTTCGGCTACCAGCACCTCCAGGAAACCCTGCTCCTCGCCCGAGAGGGGGCGGAGCAGGGCCACCTCGAGCTTCCCGTCCATGCCGGGTAAGGGCACTTCGTAGAGGGAACGGGTACTCTGGAAGCCTGGGGAGGTGGCCCGCACCCCCTCGAGGGTCAGCGAGGCCTCCATGCCCAGCGCCTGGGCCACCTCCTGCACCACCGAGGCCAGGGCCTGCTCGAGGTTGTCGGCTGCCGAGGCCCGCTTGAGGATGTTGCCGATGGCCTCAAGCCGCCGGTTGGCCGCCTCAACGGCTCTTTGAGCCCGCTCACGGTCTTGTACCTGCTGGGCAATCCACTCCAGGGTCATCCAGGTAACCAGAGGCCCCACCAGGCCATAAAACCCCATGCGCAGCCAGAAGGCCACCGGCTGGCCCTGGTAAGGCTCGAGGGAAAGCTCAAATAGCACCACCACCAGGGCAATCGCCAGCGGTAAAATCAGGCGATATAACTTGATCAGGCGGTATAAACTGGGGCCGGACTCCATAGCCAAAAGATAGCAGTATTAGGGGCTTGGGTCGGTTTTGCGGCGTCCGTGCTGGGCATACCAGCGGCTTTGGTGCAAAAATCCTCGCAAAAACTGCACCTCTCCAGGGGTCAGGTTGGCTTTGTGAATCAGACGGCGGAAGCGCCGCACGGCGTATGGAAGACGGTTTTCAT
Proteins encoded in this region:
- a CDS encoding sensor histidine kinase, with product MESGPSLYRLIKLYRLILPLAIALVVVLFELSLEPYQGQPVAFWLRMGFYGLVGPLVTWMTLEWIAQQVQDRERAQRAVEAANRRLEAIGNILKRASAADNLEQALASVVQEVAQALGMEASLTLEGVRATSPGFQSTRSLYEVPLPGMDGKLEVALLRPLSGEEQGFLEVLVAEVAGALDSVRARSRDLLTLYEVDQALRAEANLGRLLERLMERILAWAGASGGGVLLLDEENFLQPQVLRNLELPPYAFMPEQHWKEALEAPVFVRDNLLALPLREQTAIGLLLVQGEAENLRQRLPFLRFLAAQVTLAVRNAQAYLRAEELALTEERNRIAREIHDGIAQALAFMALKLDLAERLLKTDPIRATEELQQVKETLRGQIREVRRSIFALRPIDLERYGFLESVRRYATAFAEQAGFRVRLSLPEKIELSQASELVFFRILQEALTNAAKHGRPGLVQIKLTPLGERGGVLEISDNGKGFKAGGSASGMGGFGLTQMRERVEARGGRFSVESVEDHGTTVRAELPS
- a CDS encoding MBL fold metallo-hydrolase, which produces MQITPFGAAQTVTGSCHLVEHQNFRLLLDCGAYQGADEERNEEPFGFEPRSIDAVLISHAHNDHIGRLPLLIRQGYPGRVYVTEPTHLILPVILEDSLKLMQEERERLERKGREVPPLPWDEKDLAELYGRLEEVAFYQTQSLGPFRFRLRDAGHLPGSAFIQLEANGKTLIFSGDLGHRRKDVLTDPDYPAQADLVLCEGTYGDRSHRPFAATLEEFADILNEVLSQEGKVFIPSFALERTQEILFYIRELEQREAIPIVPVFVDSPMASKISEIYPKVRDFFSTEVQHIYSHGLDPFRPKRLDYTQGVEESKALNLMKGPLIIIAGNGMLSGGRILHHLRHGLPDAKNAVIITGYQPRGGLGELLIHNAETVRMFGETVRVRARTYTLGGFSGHAGRDELLDWLDSEKRIALVHGEVDKLQSLGQALRERGKAAFLAEWGRPIEV
- a CDS encoding GTP-binding protein, with protein sequence MAKGVFERTKPHVNVGTIGHVDHGKTTLTAAITFVAAAANPN